Proteins encoded within one genomic window of Humulus lupulus chromosome 1, drHumLupu1.1, whole genome shotgun sequence:
- the LOC133785090 gene encoding U-box domain-containing protein 3, translating into MDTSVKCLINSISRFIHLVSCQNVKPMPIQKDYRNIAGVLKLLKPFLDEVLDSGMYSDEILCKEFEELDMAVNMAREFMEDWSPKMSKICSVLRSEQLFMKIQGSLLLICCALHRFLQSSDSPSSRVTAIKHCMQEVQSMKQERIAKDIEDAMRAQNSVLSSEHLMRIIELLDLTSSQELLKEIIAVEKERMNAESSKVRGELNQIRQIMSLVYHIRDCMVKVQRLEAVPVPSYFCCPLSSELMLDPVIVASGQTYERSSIQKWLNDGLTICPKTHQKLAHTNVITNYTVKAMIATWSEENNVKLPANSDRTRVIVSLQPDHVSPRVSVATDSVQCSLHSNNSTSRSFVEVGNGTEKRNEDVSPVLRREKPNGCHSMEKGHPSPEHSYSHSRSESTSSAVSSIDYVPSALTEVSGVSYKPETANELSGEITSEHVAPIPPYKEPRNSHWLSGKQFNVSNTREATTGSGNLSNLNKESISSVSEDLTTASHVTKLIEDLKSLSTEEQTTAAEELRLLAKHNVENRSIIGQCGAIKPLLSLLYSEVKKTQEHAVTALLNLSINEDNKAMIAEAGAIEPLIHVLRTGNNGAKENSAAALFSLSVLEEYKEKIGRSGAVKALVDLLGSGTLRGKKDAATALFNLSIFHENKARIVQAGAIRHLVELLDPGTGMVDKAVALLSNLSTVGEGRLAMVREGGIPLLVEIVESGSQRGKENAASILLQLCLHSTKFCTLVLQEGAVPPLVALSQSGTPRAREKAQQLLSHFRNQREGSTGKGKS; encoded by the exons ATGGACACATCTGTAAAATGTCTTATAAACAGCATTTCTCGATTCATTCATTTAGTTTCATGCCAAAATGTGAAACCCATGCCCATACAGAAGGACTATAGAAATATAGCTGGTGTGCTGAAGCTTTTGAAGCCATTTCTTGATGAAGTGCTTGATTCCGGAATGTACTCTGATGAGATCCTATGTAAAGAATTTGAAGAGTTGGATATGGCTGTTAATATGGCTAGAGAGTTCATGGAAGACTGGTCTCCAAAAATGAGCAAGATTTGCAGT GTTTTACGAAGCGAGCAATTGTTTATGAAAATTCAAGGTTCTTTACTTCTGATCTGCTGCGCACTGCACAGATTTCTGCAGTCATCTGATTCACCCAGTTCAAGAGTGACTGCTATTAAG CACTGTATGCAGGAAGTTCAGTCCATGAAGCAGGAAAGAATAGCTAAAGATATAGAAGATGCTATGAGAGCTCAAAACAGTGTCTTGTCCAGCGAACATCTTATGAGAATCATCGAATTGCTTGATTTGACGTCAAGCCAAGAATTGTTGAAAGAAATTATTGCTGTAGAGAAGGAGAGAATGAATGCTGAATCCAGTAAAGTGAGAGGAGAATTGAACCAAATTAGGCAGATTATGAGTCTTGTCTACCATATCCGTGATTGCATGGTTAAGGTTCAGCGACTTGAAGCCGTCCCAGTCCCTTCATACTTCTGCTGTCCTTTGTCATCAGAACTCATGTTGGATCCTGTGATTGTGGCTTCAGGACAAACGTACGAGAGATCTTCGATCCAGAAGTGGCTTAATGATGGGCTGACCATTTGCCCCAAGACTCATCAAAAGTTGGCTCACACAAATGTCATTACTAATTATACTGTCAAAGCTATGATAGCGACATGGTCCGAGGAGAACAATGTAAAACTTCCTGCTAACTCTGACCGCACTAGAGTCATAGTCTCATTACAACCAGACCATGTGTCTCCTAGGGTTTCAGTTGCCACAGATAGTGTACAATGCTCTTTACACAGTAACAATTCTACATCAAGATCATTTGTAGAAGTTGGAAATGGAACCGAGAAGCGAAATGAAGATGTTTCTCCTGTATTACGTCGAGAGAAGCCCAATGGTTGCCACAGTATGGAAAAAGGCCATCCATCCCCTGAACACTCGTACTCTCACAGCAGGAGTGAATCAACCTCCAGTGCTGTTTCGAGTATTGATTATGTGCCATCAGCATTGACTGAGGTGTCAGGGGTATCATATAAGCCTGAAACTGCGAATGAGTTGTCTGGAGAAATTACTTCCGAGCATGTTGCTCCTATTCCTCCATATAAAGAACCAAGAAATTCTCATTGGCTGTCAGGTAAGCAGTTTAATGTCTCCAATACAAGGGAAGCTACAACAGGGAGTGGGAACCTTAGTAACTTGAATAAAGAGTCCATATCATCAGTATCTGAGGATTTAACAACGGCTTCCCATGTAACTAAACTGATTGAAGATCTCAAAAGTCTATCCACCGAAGAGCAAACTACAGCTGCTGAAGAACTCCGGCTTCTCGCAAAGCACAATGTGGAGAATCGCAGTATTATTGGTCAGTGTGGTGCTATCAAACCGTTACTTTCACTGCTGTATTCAGAGGTGAAGAAAACGCAGGAACATGCTGTAACTGCTCTTTTGAATTTATCAATTAATGAAGACAATAAAGCTATGATTGCTGAAGCAGGAGCAATAGAACCATTGATCCATGTACTAAGAACTGGGAATAATGGAGCAAAAGAGAATTCGGCTGCAGCTTTATTCAGCCTCTCTGTACTGGAAGAATACAAGGAAAAAATTGGTCGTTCTGGTGCAGTGAAAGCTTTAGTGGATCTTCTAGGATCAGGGACTCTCAGAGGAAAGAAGGATGCTGCTACTGCTTTGTTTAACCTATCTATTTTTCATGAAAATAAGGCTCGGATAGTTCAAGCTGGGGCCATAAGGCATCTTGTAGAGTTACTTGACCCAGGTACTGGGATGGTTGACAAGGCTGTTGCCCTTCTTTCAAACTTGTCCACAGTAGGAGAGGGTCGTTTAGCAATGGTGCGGGAAGGGGGAATTCCATTACTAGTTGAGATCGTTGAATCAGGTTCCCAGAGGGGGAAGGAAAATGCTGCCTCCATACTACTGCAACTGTGCCTTCATAGTACTAAATTTTGTACCCTGGTTCTACAGGAAGGAGCTGTCCCTCCCCTTGTGGCCTTATCTCAATCTGGCACACCGAGAGCGAGAGAAAAG GCACAGCAGCTCCTCAGTCATTTTCGTAATCAGCGCGAAGGGTCTACCGGGAAAGGAAAATCATGA